A stretch of the Poseidonibacter parvus genome encodes the following:
- a CDS encoding diguanylate cyclase — protein sequence MNKEILQNISVLYVEDEIEVREFTSKLLSSLVKKVHSAENGLEGLDLFKLNINEIDLIVTDINMPKMDGLEMCSLIRELNKDIPIVITSAHNDPSFLKKAINVGVSTYAMKPIDLYQLVESMIKAIEPIYLKRKLEEMNISLETRVDNEIQKIKSILDSQDNIVLLSNKTTIKNVNKRFLEFFNITSIEEFINTSKNIFDYFIEDYGFISKSILKDYPCYYEYIKSLKEVNRIVKMKNLNDEERIFTINIDNYDDVNDFYVLSLTDVTELKEKSNLLEYQASHDNLTGLYNRNKFNSLFEKEIRRGIRYDNELSLVLFDIDFFKKVNDEHGHQAGDEVLKEIANIVSKSVREHDTVVRWGGEEFLILLPETNAEGSRVVAEKIRSTIYENSLTALNLNVTASFGVCAIKEDDTGSSFISRTDEALYEAKRTGRNKVVVK from the coding sequence ATGAATAAAGAAATACTACAAAACATATCCGTTTTATATGTAGAAGATGAAATAGAAGTTAGAGAGTTTACATCAAAACTTTTATCATCTCTTGTTAAAAAAGTTCATTCTGCCGAAAATGGTTTAGAAGGACTTGACTTATTTAAACTAAATATTAATGAAATAGATTTAATTGTAACAGATATCAATATGCCTAAAATGGATGGACTTGAAATGTGTTCTTTAATAAGAGAGTTAAATAAAGACATTCCTATAGTAATTACAAGTGCACATAATGATCCAAGTTTTCTTAAAAAAGCTATAAATGTGGGCGTTAGTACTTATGCAATGAAACCAATAGATTTATATCAATTAGTTGAAAGCATGATTAAAGCTATTGAACCAATTTATTTAAAAAGAAAACTAGAAGAGATGAATATATCTTTAGAAACAAGAGTTGATAATGAAATACAAAAAATAAAATCTATATTAGACTCTCAAGATAATATTGTTTTATTATCAAATAAAACAACTATAAAAAATGTAAATAAGAGATTTTTAGAATTTTTTAATATTACTTCAATAGAAGAGTTTATAAATACCTCAAAAAATATATTTGATTATTTTATAGAAGATTATGGATTTATTTCTAAAAGTATCTTAAAAGATTATCCTTGTTACTATGAATATATTAAAAGTTTAAAAGAAGTTAATAGAATCGTAAAGATGAAAAACTTAAATGACGAAGAAAGAATATTTACAATAAATATAGATAATTATGATGATGTAAATGATTTTTATGTTTTATCTTTAACTGATGTTACAGAATTAAAAGAAAAATCTAATCTATTAGAATATCAAGCTTCACATGATAATTTAACTGGTTTATATAATAGAAATAAATTTAATTCTTTATTTGAAAAAGAAATAAGAAGAGGTATTAGATATGATAATGAATTATCATTAGTATTATTTGATATTGATTTCTTTAAAAAAGTTAATGATGAACATGGTCATCAAGCTGGTGATGAAGTATTAAAAGAAATAGCAAATATTGTAAGTAAAAGTGTAAGAGAGCATGATACAGTTGTTAGATGGGGTGGTGAAGAATTTTTGATACTACTTCCAGAAACTAACGCTGAAGGGTCTAGAGTTGTTGCAGAAAAAATCAGAAGTACTATTTATGAAAATTCATTAACAGCTTTAAACTTAAATGTTACGGCAAGTTTTGGGGTTTGTGCTATAAAAGAGGATGATACAGGAAGCAGTTTTATTTCAAGAACAGATGAAGCTTTATATGAAGCAAAAAGAACAGGAAGAAATAAAGTAGTAGTGAAATAA
- the tsaE gene encoding tRNA (adenosine(37)-N6)-threonylcarbamoyltransferase complex ATPase subunit type 1 TsaE, with translation MVKEYNLALEEIDILTNELKTIINEDVIVILRGDLASGKTTLVKNYVKSLGLDDLVTSPTFSLQSVYSGDIYHYDIYNKTLEEFISLGMLEEFEKSGTHFVEWGDEKLQNLLEDYGYNVILIEIEKCENKRQYKINA, from the coding sequence TTGGTAAAAGAATATAATTTAGCATTAGAAGAAATTGATATTTTAACGAATGAGCTTAAAACAATTATAAATGAAGATGTAATTGTGATTTTGCGAGGTGATTTAGCAAGTGGCAAGACTACACTTGTTAAAAATTATGTAAAATCACTAGGATTAGATGATTTAGTTACATCTCCTACTTTCTCTTTACAAAGTGTTTATTCTGGTGATATTTATCATTATGATATTTATAATAAAACTTTAGAAGAGTTCATTTCTTTAGGAATGTTAGAAGAGTTTGAAAAAAGTGGTACTCATTTTGTAGAATGGGGCGATGAAAAATTACAAAATTTATTAGAAGATTATGGATATAATGTAATTTTAATAGAAATAGAAAAATGTGAAAATAAAAGGCAATATAAAATAAATGCATAA
- the lptB gene encoding LPS export ABC transporter ATP-binding protein, producing the protein MHKLKITDITKSIKKTQILHGISLEVNSGEIVGLLGPNGAGKTTTFYTVCGLVKPTSGQVFFDDKDITSLPLHKRALSGIGYLPQESSIFKDLSVEDNLMLAAQIVTDDKAEQHKRVEELLEVFNIEPIRQRKGVSLSGGERRRTEIARALVSHPKFLLLDEPFAGVDPIAVKDIQEIIAQLTKINIGVLITDHNVRETLEICDRAYVMKAGALLASGTSDEIRQDKKVREHYLGEDFNF; encoded by the coding sequence ATGCATAAATTAAAAATTACAGATATTACAAAATCAATTAAGAAAACTCAAATATTACATGGAATTTCACTAGAAGTTAATTCAGGTGAAATTGTAGGGTTACTTGGACCAAATGGTGCTGGAAAAACTACTACTTTTTATACAGTATGTGGTCTTGTTAAACCAACTTCAGGTCAAGTATTTTTTGATGATAAAGACATTACTTCTTTGCCTTTACATAAAAGAGCATTAAGCGGAATTGGATATTTACCGCAAGAGTCTTCTATTTTTAAAGATTTATCAGTAGAAGATAATTTAATGTTAGCAGCTCAAATTGTAACTGATGATAAAGCAGAACAACACAAAAGAGTTGAAGAATTACTTGAAGTATTTAATATTGAACCAATACGTCAAAGAAAAGGTGTCTCTTTATCTGGAGGTGAGAGAAGAAGAACTGAAATAGCACGTGCTTTAGTTTCTCATCCAAAGTTTTTACTTCTTGATGAACCTTTTGCTGGTGTTGATCCAATTGCAGTAAAAGATATTCAAGAAATTATTGCACAACTTACAAAGATTAATATTGGTGTTTTAATTACAGATCATAATGTTAGAGAAACTTTAGAAATTTGTGATAGAGCTTATGTTATGAAAGCAGGGGCATTACTTGCAAGTGGAACTAGCGATGAAATTAGACAAGATAAAAAAGTACGTGAACACTATCTTGGAGAAGATTTTAATTTCTAA